TCAGGGGGGCGGGGCCGAGGTCCGGTGGGCCGCCACCGCCGGAGCCGTCGAGTGGGGGAGCAGGTCACGGGGGTCCTCCGGGAGGGCGAGCTCTACCTCCGCCGCCCCGCAGAAACGATACGGCCGGTGCTCCAGATAGGCCCCGAGGTACCTCCGCACCCGGGACATCTCGGCCCGCACCGTCACCGTGCGCGCCGGGTCGCCGAACATGTCCTCGGCCAGGCCCGCGGCGCTGCGGCCGGTGCGGTGGACGGCCAGCAGGTACAGCAACTCCGCGTGCCGGGGACTCAGTTCCCGCGTCAAGGCCTCCGCACCCCCCAGCACCCGGACCGACCAGCGGCGCGGCTGCCCGAGGTCCAGCACGATCCGGACGCCACCGCTCGCCACCGGCTCCTCGGCCGCCCGTACCAGCCAGCCCTCGCCCAGCGGCTCCACGGTGCACGCCCCGAGCGCGGGCAGCCACCGCCGCCCCGCCACCGGGTGCCTGGGCAGCACCACCCGCTCCAGGTACGGCATCCCCGTCACCGCCGCCGTCCAGCCGTCCCGGTCCGTGACCAGGGCTCGGCCGTCGAGCCGGGCCAGCACCGGCGCCGCCACCGCGCGCAGCCGCTCCAGCGACTGCACGTGCAGCTCGCGCAGCCGGGCCTCGGCGAGCTTGGCGACCGAGTCGACCCAGGCGAGCGTGGCCGGATGCATCGTCGAGAGCGGCCCGCTCACGTCGACCACACCCAGCAGCCGGCCGCTGCGCGGATCGCTGATGGGCGCGCCGGCGCAGGTCCAGGTCGCCTGGGAACGCACGAAGTGCTCGGAGGCGAACACCTGGACGGGCCGCCGGGTGACCGCCGGCGTCCCCACGCCGTTGGTCCCGACCACCTCTTCGCGCCAGTCCGCCCCGAGTTCGAAGCCGAGCCCGTCGGCCTTGCGCAGCACCGGCGCGCTGCCCTCCCGCCACAGCAGCCGGCCCTCGTCGTCGGCGACCACCATGATGTGGTGCGCGACGTCCGCGACGGACAGCAGCCCCTCGCGCAGTACCGGCAGCACGTGCCGCAGCGGCGAGGCCTCCCGTCGCCGCCGCACCTCGTCGAGGGGCAGCAGTCCCGAGCGGAAGTCGTGCTCCGGGTCGACGCCGCTGCGCAGCATCCGCTCCCAGGACTGCTCGATCACCGGACGCGGTGCCACCGGAGCCCGTCCGCCCGAGAGGCGCGCGGAGCGGACCTCGCTGAGCATGCGCGCCGCGCGCGTCGTGTCGACGGCGGCGAGCCGCGTCACGTCCATCGGCGAGAGCGCCACTGGTCCCCGTCCTCCCGGAAGCAGGATGTCCGTCACGTACCGACCGCTTGCCCGTGCCCACAGGACACAGTCCGCGCATGGCCGGTGGCAAGTTGCAACCCCCTGCAACCCTGGTCGACGGCGCCGGCCGGTGTCCACACTTGAACCACGTCGCCCCGTGCGGCGTACGCGGCCCGAACGGGCCCGTGGGGTGGGGGTGGTGCCGTGTCGGCGCAGCACCACCCCCGCGCCACGCGGGCGGGATCAGGCCACCGGGGCGGCCCGCTCCACGACCGACGCCAGGTCGAGCGTGGGCGGCAGCGTGCCGAAGGCCGCGCCCCCGTCGCCGCCCAGCCGGGCGGCGCAGAACGCGTCGGCGACCTCGGGCGGCGCGTACCGCACCAGCAGCGAGCCCTGGAGCACCAGCGCCAGCCGCTCCACCAGCCGCCGGGCCCGCCCCTCGGCGGCCCCCAGGTCGGCCAGTTCCGTCAGCAGCCCCCTGATCGCCGCGTCCAGACGGTGGTCGGCGCCGCGCGCCAGGCCCACCTCCGTCAGGTAGGCGTCCATCGCCAGCGGTTCCCGCCCGAGCGCCCTGAGCACGTCCAGCGCCTGTACGTTGCCGGCGCCCTCCCAGATCGAGTTCAGCGGCGACTCGCGCACCAGCCGGGGCATCCCGGACTCCTCGACGTACCCGTTGCCGCCCAGGCACTCGGCGGCCTCCACCGCCACCGGCGCGCACCGCTTGGTCACCCAGTACTTGGCCGCCGGCACCGCCAGCCGCAGCAGCGCCCGCTCCCGCTCGTCACCGCCGTCGGCGGCGTCCTGGGCCGCCGCCAGCCGCAGCGCCAGCGTGGTCGCCGCCTCCGACTCGATCGCGAGGTCCGCGAGGACGTTGCGCATGAGCGGCTGGTCGACCAGCTTCGCGCCGAACGCCTCCCGGTACGTGCAGTGGTGCACCGCCTGGGCGACGGCCTGCCGCATCAGTCCCGCCGACCCCAGGACGCAGTCCAGCCGGGTCGCCGCCACCATGCCGATGATGGTGCGCACCCCGCGCCCCTCCTCGCCGACCCGGCGCGCCCAGGTCCCGTCGAACTCGACCTCGGCGGAGGCGTTGGACCGGTTGCCCAGCTTGTCCTTGAGCCGCTGGATCAGGAACACGTTGCGGGTCCCGTCCGCCAGGACGCGCGGTACCAGGAAGCAGGTCGGACCGCCCGGGGCCCGGGCGAGCACCAGGAAGCCGTCCGACATCGGCGCCGAGCAGAACCACTTGTGCCCGGTCAGCTCGTACGTGCCGTCCTCGGCCAGCGGGCGGGCGGCGGTGGTGCCCGCCCGGACGTCGCTGCCGCCCTGCTTCTCCGTCATGGCCATGCCGAACAGGACCCCGGCCTTCAGCGGGGCGGGCCGCAGCTCCCGGTCGTACACCCGGGAGGTCAGCCGCGGCTCCCACTCCGCGGCGAGCTCCGGGTCGGCGCGCAGGGCCGGCACGGCCGCGTGGGTCATCGACAGGGGGCAGCAGTTGCCGGCCTCCACCTGGGTCCACATGAGGAAACCGGCGGCGCGCGTCACCTGCCCGCCCGGCCGGGACCAGGCCGCGGTCAGGCCGGCCGCGACGCCCTTGCCCAGCAGCCGGTGCCAGGCCGGGTGGAAGTCGACCTCGTCGACGCGGTGGCCGTAGCGGTCGTGGGAGCGCAGGGTCGGGGGGTTCTCGTCGGCCTGCGCGGCCCACTCCCGGGTCTGGAGGGAACCGCAGCTGCGGCCCAGGCCCGACAGCTCGGCCCGCGCCTCCTCGCGCAGCTCCGGTGCCAGGTGCCGCTCGACCGCGGCCGTCAGCGCCCGGTCGGTGGTGAACACGTCGTGGCCGACCAGCGGCGGGGCCTGATTCGTCACGGTGTGGGTACTGCCTGCCATGACCGTGAACCTACCGTGCCGTCGGCCGGTGCGGAGGCGGCACCGGCCGACGGGCGTCCGCGGATGAGTGCGGCCCCCGGCTGCGGATACCTTTAGGGCGTGCAGCCAGCAAGTGAATCCCCCGAACGGCCCTCCGGCCGGCTCCATCGCGCCCGGGTCCTGTACCGGAACGTCTCCAAACGCAGGACCGCCTGGCTGCTCCTCAAGGACACCGTCAACTCGTGCATGGAGTACCGCATCCTCGGCCTGGCCGCCGAGGCCGCGTTCTTCACCCTGCTGTCGGTGCCGCCCCTGCTGCTGAGCGTCCTCGGGCTGATCGGCTACGTCGACCTGTGGATCGGCGCCGACACCACCGAGAGCCTGCGCACCAACATCCTGGACGCCTCCCGCGCGGTGCTCTCCGAGCGGGGCGTCCAGCAGATCACCGAGCCGATCCTGGACGACGTGACCAAGGGCGGCCGGCCCGACGTCATCTCCATCGGCTTCCTGTTCGCCCTGTGGTCGGGCTCCCGCGCGGTGAACGTCTTCATCGACACCATCACCGTGATGTACGGCCTCGACGGCGTCCGGGGGATCGTCAAGACCCGCCTCATGGCCTTCCTGCTGTTCCTGGTGGCCCTGCTGATCGGGTCGATCGCGCTGCCGCTGATGGTGGCCGGACCCGATGCCGTGGTGCGGATCGTGCCGTGGTCGACGACGGTCGTCCAGGTGCTGTACTGGCCGGTCGTCATCATCCTGTCCATCGCGTTCCTGACCACGCTGTACCACGTCTCGGTGCCCGTGCGCTCCCCGTGGATCGAGGACGTGCCCGGCGCGCTGGTGGCCCTCGCGATGTGGGTGCTCGGCAGTTTCCTGCTGCGCATCTACCTCACCAGCACCGTGGAGGGCCCCACCATCTACGGTTCGCTCGCCGCGCCCGTCGCGGTCCTGCTGTGGATCGGCGTGTCCGCGTTCGCGGTGCTGGTGGGGGCGGCGGTCAACGCGGCCATCGACCGGGTGTGGCCCGCCGCCGCCACCGCGGCCGCCCGCGAGGCCAACGAGCGGCTCCGGCAGGCCCAGATCGCCGAGTACGTGGCCCGTGCCGCCGCGACCGGCGAGGCGGACCCCGACATGCCCTCCGAGTTCCCGGAACGCTGGTCCCGCTTCCTGCCGCCCGAGGACGTCACGGCCCGCCTGCGGACCCACGTGAAGA
This region of Streptomyces ambofaciens ATCC 23877 genomic DNA includes:
- a CDS encoding GAF domain-containing protein is translated as MALSPMDVTRLAAVDTTRAARMLSEVRSARLSGGRAPVAPRPVIEQSWERMLRSGVDPEHDFRSGLLPLDEVRRRREASPLRHVLPVLREGLLSVADVAHHIMVVADDEGRLLWREGSAPVLRKADGLGFELGADWREEVVGTNGVGTPAVTRRPVQVFASEHFVRSQATWTCAGAPISDPRSGRLLGVVDVSGPLSTMHPATLAWVDSVAKLAEARLRELHVQSLERLRAVAAPVLARLDGRALVTDRDGWTAAVTGMPYLERVVLPRHPVAGRRWLPALGACTVEPLGEGWLVRAAEEPVASGGVRIVLDLGQPRRWSVRVLGGAEALTRELSPRHAELLYLLAVHRTGRSAAGLAEDMFGDPARTVTVRAEMSRVRRYLGAYLEHRPYRFCGAAEVELALPEDPRDLLPHSTAPAVAAHRTSAPPP
- a CDS encoding YihY/virulence factor BrkB family protein, whose product is MQPASESPERPSGRLHRARVLYRNVSKRRTAWLLLKDTVNSCMEYRILGLAAEAAFFTLLSVPPLLLSVLGLIGYVDLWIGADTTESLRTNILDASRAVLSERGVQQITEPILDDVTKGGRPDVISIGFLFALWSGSRAVNVFIDTITVMYGLDGVRGIVKTRLMAFLLFLVALLIGSIALPLMVAGPDAVVRIVPWSTTVVQVLYWPVVIILSIAFLTTLYHVSVPVRSPWIEDVPGALVALAMWVLGSFLLRIYLTSTVEGPTIYGSLAAPVAVLLWIGVSAFAVLVGAAVNAAIDRVWPAAATAAAREANERLRQAQIAEYVARAAATGEADPDMPSEFPERWSRFLPPEDVTARLRTHVKNNPPANHNKPEAS
- a CDS encoding acyl-CoA dehydrogenase family protein gives rise to the protein MAGSTHTVTNQAPPLVGHDVFTTDRALTAAVERHLAPELREEARAELSGLGRSCGSLQTREWAAQADENPPTLRSHDRYGHRVDEVDFHPAWHRLLGKGVAAGLTAAWSRPGGQVTRAAGFLMWTQVEAGNCCPLSMTHAAVPALRADPELAAEWEPRLTSRVYDRELRPAPLKAGVLFGMAMTEKQGGSDVRAGTTAARPLAEDGTYELTGHKWFCSAPMSDGFLVLARAPGGPTCFLVPRVLADGTRNVFLIQRLKDKLGNRSNASAEVEFDGTWARRVGEEGRGVRTIIGMVAATRLDCVLGSAGLMRQAVAQAVHHCTYREAFGAKLVDQPLMRNVLADLAIESEAATTLALRLAAAQDAADGGDERERALLRLAVPAAKYWVTKRCAPVAVEAAECLGGNGYVEESGMPRLVRESPLNSIWEGAGNVQALDVLRALGREPLAMDAYLTEVGLARGADHRLDAAIRGLLTELADLGAAEGRARRLVERLALVLQGSLLVRYAPPEVADAFCAARLGGDGGAAFGTLPPTLDLASVVERAAPVA